A genomic segment from Triticum dicoccoides isolate Atlit2015 ecotype Zavitan chromosome 1A, WEW_v2.0, whole genome shotgun sequence encodes:
- the LOC119336624 gene encoding uncharacterized protein LOC119336624, with product MSPASSFASLCRRRLIHCTTRLGCDNQPATAAHFLALDRRRSFSSSGLRRGIGGTRSSGGGAGGTGRPAAGFSTWARLAIGSTVAIAAPFLHSKSASILRIGNEVEMVKDAAETAAEVVEEVATAAERVSSEVAGHLPEDGRLRRAAVAVEHASKEVAEEAHLARDIIHKVDEIEEDVKAIIEPIMDHGKHERKHLEK from the exons ATGTCTCCGGCCAGCTCGTTCGCGTCGCTCTGCCGGCGCAGGCTGATCCACTGCACCACCCGCCTCGGCTGCGACAACCAGCCAGCCACGGCGGCGCATTTTCTGGCGCTGGATCGGCGGAGATCGTTTTCGTCCTCTGGCCTGCGTCGTGGCATCGGAGGAACcaggagcagcggcggcggcgcaggtggcACAGGACGACCTGCTGCAGGTTTCTCCACCTG GGCAAGACTGGCAATTGGCTCCACTGTTGCTATCGCGGCGCCGTTCCTGCACTCCAAATCGGCGTCGATTCTGCGGATCGGAA ATGAGGTGGAGATGGTGAAGGACGCCGCCGAGACCGCGGCGGAGGTCGTGGAGGAGGTGGCCACGGCGGCCGAGAGGGTGTCGTCCGAGGTGGCCGGGCATCTGCCGGAGGACGGCCGGCTGAGACGCGCCGCCGTGGCAGTCGAGCACGCCTCCAAGGAGGTCGCGGAGGAGGCTCATCTTGCACGAGACATCATCCACAAG GTCGATGAAATTGAGGAGGACGTCAAGGCAATTATCGAACCGATTATGGATCATGGGAAGCACGAGAGGAAGCATTTAGAAAAGTAG